The nucleotide sequence GATGAGTCATGCTGAACTTCCAAACTTCTTATGGGGGTAGGCCTTATTAACTGCAGCTTACACACTTAACCGAGTTCCATCTAAAGCGGTAGAAAAGACACCATATGAGAAATGGAATGGTCGAAAacccaatgtgggacattttaAGATTTGGGGTTGTGAAGCTTATATAAAACGACTTATGTCTACTAAGCTTGaacaaaaatctgaaaaatgtttctttgtGGGATATCCTAAAGAAACTAGGGGATACTACTTTTACAAACCACCTGAAGGCACAATTGTTGTTGCTAGAACTGGAGTCTTCCTTGAGAAGGATTTTGTCTCCAGGAGAATCAGTGGAAGCAAAGTAAATCTTGAAGAAATTCAAGACCCACAGAGTAATGAAATACCGATAGAGGAACAAGGACAAGATACACAAACTGTTATGACAGAAAATCCTATCCCAGTAACACAAGAACCACGTAGGTCTAGCAGGATACGTCAAGAACCCGAAAGATATGGGTATCTCATATCACAAGAGGGTGATGTATTGCTCATGGACCAAGATGAACCTGTGAGTTACACGGAGGCCATAACTGGCCCCGAATCTGAGAAGTGGCTTGAAGCCATGAAATCTGAAATGGATTCCATGTAcacaaatcaagtttggaaCTTGATTGATGCTCCTGAAGGAATTAATCCTATAGGATGCAAGTgggttttcaaaaagaaaattgacatgGATGGAAAGGTTAGTACCTACAAAGCGCGACTGGTTGCTAAAGGCTTCAAACAAATTCATGGTGTAGACTATGATGAAACCTTTTCACTAGTTGCAATGATTAAATCCATTCGGATCTTACTTGCCATCGCTGCATACCACGATTATGAAATTtggcaaatggatgtcaaaactgCTTTCCTTAATGGAAATCTTCTTGAGGATGTGTACATGACACAACCTGAAGGTTTTGGCGATCCTAAAGCAACCAAAAAGGTATGCAAGTTGCAGCGATCAATCTATGGATTGAAGCAAGCTTCTAGAAGTTGGAATCTTCGCTTTGATGAAACTGTACAACAGTATGGAttcattaaaaatgaagatgagcCTTGTGTTTACAAGAAGGTTAGTGGGAGCATAGTTTCATTTCTGATTTTATATGTAGATGACATATTATTAATCGGAAATGACATCCCTACACTAcaagaaatcaaaacttggttaGGGAAATGCTTTTCTATGAAAGACTTAGGTGAAGCCTCCTATATATTAGGAATCAGGATCTATAGAGATAGATCACAAAGATTGCTTGGCTTAAGTCAGGGTACATATATAGACAAAGTCCTGAGACGTTTCAATATGCATGATTCCAAGAAAGGATTCATTCCTATGTCGTCAGGATTAAATCTATCAAAGACTCAATCCCCTTCGACTAATGACGAAAAGGATCGAATGCGTGATATTCCATATGCTTCAGCAATTGGTTCTATCATGTATGCTATGATATGTACTCGACCAGATGTCTCGTATGCTTTAAGTGCTACGAGCAGATACCAGTCTAATCCTGGCAACGATCATTGGATTGCTGTCAAGAATATCCTTAAGTACTTGAGAAGAACTAAGGATACCTTCTTGGTCTATGGAGGTCAAGAAGAGCTCTCTGTAATTGGTTACACTGATGCTATTTTTCAGACCGATCATGATGACTTTAGATCGCAATCTGGATATGTGTTTTGCTTAAATGGCGGTGCTGTGAGTTGGAAAAGTTCAAAGCAAGAAACAGTCGCTGATTCTacaactgaagctgagtatATTGCTGCATCCAATGCCGCAAAAGAAGCTGTTTGGATTAAGAAATTCATTTATGATCTTGGAATTGTTCCGAGTATTGTGGATCCCATTGAATTACTATGTGATAACAATGGTGCAATCGCACAAGCCAAAGAACCTAGATCTCACCAGAAATCCAAACACATACAAAGGCGTTATCATCTTATTCGAGAGATTATCGAAAGAGGAGATGTTAAAATATGCAAAGTACCAACATTGGACAATGTCGCTCATCCACTTACTAAAGCTCTTGCCTAGCAGAAGCATGATGGTCATACTAGATCTATGGGTATTAGGTTTATGCCTAATTGGCTCTAGtgctagtgggagattgttggtgtaagccctataggccaatagtttatgagaaacctatcttatgtatcatgacttttattattgaataatatatggcactctttattatatttagataatgttaataaagtccttagaatagatagttcgtgtaa is from Medicago truncatula cultivar Jemalong A17 chromosome 1, MtrunA17r5.0-ANR, whole genome shotgun sequence and encodes:
- the LOC120578141 gene encoding secreted RxLR effector protein 161-like — its product is MRDIPYASAIGSIMYAMICTRPDVSYALSATSRYQSNPGNDHWIAVKNILKYLRRTKDTFLVYGGQEELSVIGYTDAIFQTDHDDFRSQSGYVFCLNGGAVSWKSSKQETVADSTTEAEYIAASNAAKEAVWIKKFIYDLGIVPSIVDPIELLCDNNGAIAQAKEPRSHQKSKHIQRRYHLIREIIERGDVKICKVPTLDNVAHPLTKALA